One Suncus etruscus isolate mSunEtr1 chromosome 13, mSunEtr1.pri.cur, whole genome shotgun sequence genomic region harbors:
- the LOC126026186 gene encoding spermatid perinuclear RNA-binding protein-like has translation MRSIRSFANDDRHVMVKHSTIYPSPEELEAVQNMVSTVECALKHVSDWLDETNKSTKAEGETEVKKEEAADTHSKDQGGRTLCGVMRIGLVAKGLLIKDDMDLELILMCKDKPTETLLNTVKDNLPIQIQKLTEEKYQVEQCVDEASIIIRNMKEPTLTLKVILTSPLIRDELEKKDREKVVMKDPPDLLDRQKCLNALASLRHAKWFQASANGLKSCVIVLRILRDLCNRVPTWAPLKGWPLELICEKSIGTCNRPLGAGEALRRVMECLASGILLPGGPGLHDPCERDPTDALSYMTVQQKEDITHSAQHALRLSAFGQIYKVLEMDPLPSSKPFQKYSWSVTDKDGAGSSALKRPFEDGLTDDKDPNKKMKRNLRKILDSKAIDLMNALMRLNQIRPGLQYKLLSQSGPVHAPVFTMSVDVDGTTYEASGPSKKTAKLHVAVKVLQAMGYPTGFDADIECMSSDEKSDNEGKNETVSSNSSNNTGNSTTETSSTLEVRTQGPILTASGNNPVMELNEKRRGLKYELISETGGSHDKRFVMEVEVDGQKFRGAGPNKKVAKASAALAALEKLFSGPNAANNKKKKIIPQAKGVVNTAVSAAVQAVRGRGRGTLTRGAFVGATAAPGYIAPGYGTPYGYSTAAPAYG, from the exons ATGAGATCTATTCGCTCTTTTGCCAATGATGATCGCCATGTTATGGTGAAACATTCAACCATATATCCATCACCAGAAGAACTCGAAGCTGTTCAGAATATGGTGTCTACTGTTGAATGTGCTCTTAAACATGTTTCAGATTGGTTGgatgaaacaaataaaagcacaaaagcaGAGGGCGAGACAGAAGTGAAGAAGGAAGAGGCTGCAGATACCCATTCCAAGGATCAAGGTGGTCGGACATTGTGTGGTGTGATGAGGATTGGCCTGGTTGCAAAAGGCTTACTGATTAAAGATGATATGGACTTGGAGCTGATTTTAATGTGCAAAGACAAACCCACAGAGACCCTTTTAAATACAGTCAAAGATAATCTTCCTATTCAGATTCAGAAACTCACGGAAGAGAAATACCAAGTGGAACAATGTGTAGATGAGGCTTCTATTATTATTCGGAATATGAAAGAGCCCACGTTAACTTTGAAGGTGATACTTACTTCCCCTCTAATTAGGGATGAATTGGAAAAGAAGGATAGAGAAAAGGTTGTGATGAAAGATCCTCCGGACTTATTGGACAGGCAGAAATGCCTGAATGCCTTGGCGTCTCTTCGACATGCCAAATGGTTTCAGGCAAGTGCAAATGGATTAAAATCGTGTGTAATTGTCCTCCGAATTCTGCGTGATTTGTGCAACAGAGTCCCCACATGGGCACCATTGAAAGGATGGCCACTAGAGCTTATATGTGAAAAGTCTATAGGTACTTGTAATAGACCTTTGGGCGCTGGGGAGGCCTTGAGACGAGTAATGGAGTGTTTGGCATCTGGAATACTACTTCCTGGGGGTCCTGGTCTTCATGATCCTTGTGAACGAGACCCAACAGATGCGCTGAGCTATATGACTGTCCAGCAAAAAGAAGACATCACCCATAGTGCACAGCATGCACTTAGACTATCTGCGTTTGGCCAGATTTATAAAGTGCTGGAGATGGACCCCCTTCCATCTAGTAAACCTTTTCAGAAATATTCCTGGTCAGTTACAGATAAAGATGGTGCTGGGTCTTCAGCTCTGAAGAGACCATTTGAAGATGGATTAACAGATGACAAAGATCCCAATAAAAAGATGAAACgaaatttaaggaaaattttgGATAGTAAAGCAATAGACCTTATGAATGCACTAATGAGACTAAATCAGATCAGGCCTGGGCTTCAGTACAAACTCTTATCCCAGTCTGGCCCTGTCCATGCCCCAGTCTTCACCATGTCTGTAGATGTGGATGGCACAACATACGAAGCCTCAGGACCATCCAAGAAAACAGCGAAGCTTCATGTAGCAGTGAAGGTGTTGCAGGCAATGGGATATCCAACGGGCTTTGATGCAGATATTGAATGTATGAGTTCTGATGAAAAATCAGATAATGAAGGCAAAAATGAAACAGTGTCTTCAAATTCAAGCAATAATACTGGAAATTCTACAACTGAAACCTCCAGTACCTTAGAGGTAAGAACTCAGGGCCCTATCCTCACAGCAAGTGGCAACAATCCTGTGATGGAGCTCAATGAAAAAAGGAGAGGACTTAAATACGAACTCATCTCAGAGACGGGTGGAAGCCATGATAAGCGCTTTGTAATGGAGGTGGAAGTAGATGGGCAGAAATTTAGAGGTGCAGGTCCAAATAAGAAAGTCGCGAAGGCCAGCGCAGCTTTAGCTGCTCTGGAAAAGCTGTTTTCTGGACCCAATGCagcaaataataagaaaaagaagattatTCCTCAGGCAAAGGGTGTTGTGAATACAGCTGTGTCTGCGGCAGTCCAGGCTGTCCGGGGCAGAGGAAGAGGAACGCTAACAAGAGGGGCTTTTGTTGGGGCCACAGCAGCTCCTGGCTACATAGCTCCAGGCTATGGAACACCATATGGCTACAGCACAGCAGCCCCAGCCTATG GTTAA